Part of the Acropora palmata chromosome 10, jaAcrPala1.3, whole genome shotgun sequence genome, TTGGTTATAGTTAGATACATGAGTTCTCAAACACAGCAAGTTGCATgatgcaaaacaataatattatcatcaGAGACAAAAAATTCTCAGAAGCAGAAACTTTGTAGCCTTCTCTGGGAAATTTATGAGATCTGTGGACATCCaattaaatgataataattattaaaacagTTGTCTTCTTTACACTTGGATGGATGTGACTTCTGTCTACTTGCACTCTTCATCTAAAACATCCTCAACTTGAGTGTCATCCTCTACAAATGaaatcaacaataaaaaagacTTAACAAAATGAAGAATACACTTAGTTAATTGTTCATGTGTAAGAGTGGTCAAGCTGTCAGTAATATTATACATTTTCAGGGTTCTCATTAAGTTTTGAAGTGGACGGCTAGGACGTAAAAGTAGGAGGCTTGGCAATCGAGTTCCTTTCTCACTCTTTTCTTGAAAACGTAGGTTGCTCAATACTCAAAGTAGCCAGTTTTTTAGCTGCCTGCCTGCACTTAATGAGAACCCTGAAGTTTTAAACAATCTAGCTCAGTGACAGAGCATCTAGACTAGTCAGAGGGTCATAGGTTAGGCTACCAGTTACAATTACTTGGGTTTCTTCCCCATTTCCCAgggtcaaatttgaaaaaaatcataccTTTAAGTTAATTTGCCCGGCTATTATGCCATTACCTCTTATAAATACCTGGCAGAAAGCACAGATTCCAATCAACCTTTCAGTTTGTCAAATGAAGTAATACAGGTATATAGCCACTGAAAACAACTTTTGtcctttttcaaaaagagactaaaacaataataataattattattactatttcaTGAGAGGCATTGTTGCCTCTGGATACACTTAATGGGAGTCATTCCTTTGGGAGACTCATTTTACACTACTTATACAAAAGCAAAAGtaatgacaaaaagaaattatcaTGTAAGCTGTTACAATAATTTCTAAGGCTCCCTCACCTGATTTCCACAGAGTCAAGTTATCTCTCAGAAGCTGCATTATGAGTGTGCTGTCTTTGTAGGAATCTTCTTTCAGCTCATCAAGTTCAGCAATGGCACTGTCAAATGCCATCTTGGCTATGTGACAGGCTTCTGTTGAATCACTCAAGAGCTCATAATAAAATACTGACTTGTTTAAGCTCAAACCAAGGCGGATTGGATTAACTACTGAAAGATGAGTATTAGCTTCAGTTGTAGCTAATTCATAGGCCTCTTTTGCATCATGACAAGCCTCTGTCCCGTTTGGTGTCTTTTCAAGTTCAGCAAGATAACGATAGTAGTCCCCTTTCCTATTTGAAAGAAtagtgaaaacaatatcaCTTTTTCAGATATGTCTAGGGTTGCACTTAATCAGATACCTGCTGATTTCAATAAGCATCACAAAGTTTCCCCACATTTGTCttgttaattttataatagggacctttagattctaggatgAGGATTaatacgagatttgactgcctgattttagcgaaaatacatagaaaatttataacccagacaattaatcttt contains:
- the LOC141893880 gene encoding uncharacterized protein LOC141893880 — encoded protein: MDEREKSVYMAKLAEQAERYEDMVVFMKTVADLGGELTTEERNLLSVAYKNVIGARRAAWRMLSSLEDKVDDEVKTGKHKKIIEEYKKNIEKELRDICEDIIHLLKESLIKSASEAEARVFFLKMKGDYYRYLAELEKTPNGTEACHDAKEAYELATTEANTHLSVVNPIRLGLSLNKSVFYYELLSDSTEACHIAKMAFDSAIAELDELKEDSYKDSTLIMQLLRDNLTLWKSEDDTQVEDVLDEECK